One window of Phocoena phocoena chromosome 13, mPhoPho1.1, whole genome shotgun sequence genomic DNA carries:
- the LOC136132936 gene encoding small ribosomal subunit protein eS27, which yields MPLAKDLLHPSPEEEKRKHKKKRLVQSPNSYFMDVKCPGCYKITTVFSHAQTVVLCVGCSTVLCQPTGGKARLTEGCSFRRKQH from the coding sequence ATGCCTCTCGCAAAGGATCTCCTTCATCCCTCtccagaagaggagaagaggaaacacaagAAGAAGCGCCTGGTGCAGAGCCCCAATTCCTATTTCATGGATGTGAAATGCCCAGGATGCTATAAAATCACCACCGTCTTTAGCCATGCACAAACAGTAGTTTTGTGTGTTGGCTGCTCTACCGTCCTCTGCCAGCCTACAGGAGGAAAAGCAAGGCTTACAGAAGGGTGCTCTTTCAGACGGAAGCAGCACTAA